Proteins encoded by one window of Roseofilum reptotaenium CS-1145:
- a CDS encoding DUF5615 family PIN-like protein, whose translation MKIWIDAQLPPTLANWLTETFGLEATALRDLALRDAQDIEIFEAARVENVAIMTKDSDFIDLVCRLGSPPQILWLTCGNVTNRNLRQLLTATLPDALEQLRQGEMMVEITNTP comes from the coding sequence ATGAAGATTTGGATTGATGCTCAACTGCCACCCACACTAGCCAATTGGCTGACAGAAACCTTTGGTTTGGAAGCGACTGCATTGCGAGATTTAGCACTTCGGGATGCTCAAGATATCGAGATTTTTGAAGCAGCACGAGTGGAAAATGTTGCGATCATGACGAAAGACAGTGATTTCATCGATTTAGTCTGTCGTTTGGGATCGCCTCCTCAAATTTTGTGGCTAACTTGTGGTAATGTCACGAACCGCAACTTGCGACAATTGTTGACAGCGACTTTGCCTGATGCGTTAGAGCAATTGCGCCAAGGAGAAATGATGGTGGAAATTACGAATACTCCTTAA
- a CDS encoding DUF433 domain-containing protein — MNLTTGLLNRITQTPGQCGGRPCIRGMRIRVTDILEMLAENVSVTEILEDFPDLELADIQACLLFAARRTDFPRLTA; from the coding sequence ATGAATTTAACGACTGGCTTGCTAAACCGTATTACTCAAACTCCCGGTCAATGTGGAGGTCGTCCCTGTATTCGAGGGATGCGAATTCGCGTCACTGATATTTTGGAAATGTTGGCGGAAAATGTTAGCGTTACTGAAATTTTAGAAGACTTTCCCGATTTAGAACTAGCAGATATTCAAGCCTGTTTGCTCTTTGCTGCACGACGTACTGATTTTCCTAGACTCACAGCATGA